A stretch of Geobacter sp. DNA encodes these proteins:
- a CDS encoding acetyl-CoA synthase subunit gamma yields the protein MPQVSTELLLADRTGAWKVRWGIGRMDYLVPPGLYAIGTPSPDTPVVVTANYKMSYDIVRSSLAGRNVWLLVLETYGINVWCAAGKGTFGTDEIVRRVKATRLAEIVGHRRLLLPILGAPGVAAHEVAKRSGFTVRYATLRAADLPRYLDTGGVTTPQMRELTFTLRERLVLVPVELVGALKPTAVVATALFLVSLLLGGGAAGGMALVAAYVGAMLAGVVAAPLLLPWLPGRGFALKGVFAGLAWCLAWYLAAGGSHWGVPTTLAAFLALPAVSAFHALNFTGCSTYTSRSGVKKEMRLSLPLMGSAVAAGLLLLAAGSFF from the coding sequence GTGCCGCAGGTCTCCACTGAGCTTTTACTTGCCGACCGTACCGGCGCCTGGAAGGTCCGCTGGGGAATCGGCCGGATGGACTACCTGGTCCCCCCGGGCCTCTATGCCATCGGTACGCCGTCACCGGATACGCCGGTGGTGGTCACGGCCAACTACAAGATGAGCTACGACATCGTTCGCAGCTCTTTGGCAGGCCGCAATGTCTGGCTGCTGGTGCTCGAAACTTATGGCATCAATGTCTGGTGTGCCGCCGGCAAGGGGACCTTCGGCACGGACGAGATCGTGCGCCGCGTGAAGGCGACCCGTCTGGCAGAGATCGTCGGCCACCGCCGCCTGCTCCTGCCGATCCTGGGCGCTCCCGGCGTGGCGGCCCATGAGGTGGCGAAGCGCTCCGGGTTCACGGTCCGGTACGCGACCCTCCGGGCGGCCGACCTGCCGCGGTACCTCGATACCGGGGGGGTGACGACGCCGCAGATGCGCGAGCTGACCTTTACCCTCCGGGAACGGCTGGTCCTGGTCCCGGTGGAGCTGGTGGGCGCGCTCAAGCCGACCGCTGTCGTGGCAACAGCGCTCTTCCTGGTTTCGCTGCTGCTCGGAGGCGGCGCGGCTGGCGGCATGGCCCTCGTTGCCGCTTACGTGGGCGCCATGCTGGCCGGGGTGGTGGCGGCGCCGCTGCTCCTTCCCTGGCTTCCCGGCCGGGGATTTGCCCTGAAAGGCGTGTTTGCAGGGCTTGCCTGGTGTCTGGCGTGGTACCTGGCAGCCGGCGGCAGCCACTGGGGCGTGCCGACCACGCTGGCTGCCTTTCTGGCGCTCCCGGCGGTCAGTGCCTTTCATGCCCTGAACTTTACCGGCTGTTCCACCTATACCTCCCGTTCGGGGGTGAAGAAGGAGATGCGGCTCTCCCTCCCGCTCATGGGGAGTGCCGTTGCCGCAGGCCTGCTGCTCCTGGCGGCAGGGAGCTTTTTCTAG